A stretch of Natator depressus isolate rNatDep1 chromosome 2, rNatDep2.hap1, whole genome shotgun sequence DNA encodes these proteins:
- the MRPL15 gene encoding large ribosomal subunit protein uL15m, with translation MAAASRGGGPKAMELLRALPRVSLVNLRPNPGAKKSEKRRGRGRHGGKKSGRGHKGQRQRGNRPRLGFEGGQTPFYLIIPKYGYNEGHSYRRQYHPLSLQKLQYLIDLGRVDPTQPIDLTQLTNARGVTIQPLKRDYGVQLVEKGADIFSAKVNIEVQMASELAIAAIEKNGGVVTTGFYDPRSLEILCKPIPFFLRGQPIPKRMLPPEDLVRYYTDARNRGYLADPSKIPEARLELAKKYGYVLPDISKDELFQMLSTRKDPRQIFFGLAPGWVVNMSEKKILKPTDERLLRYYSS, from the exons ATGGCAGCCGCGTCGCGGGGCGGTGGCCCCAAGGCGATGGAGCTACTCCGGGCCCTGCCCAGGGTCAGCCTGGTCAACCTGAGGCCCAACCCCGGCGCCAAGAAATCG GAAAAAAGACGTGGCCGTGGAAGACATGGAGGTAAGAAAAGTGGTCGAGGTCATAAAGGACAAAGACAAAGAGGAAATCGCCCCCGATTGGGCTTTGAGGGTGGCCAGACTCCATTTTACTTGATTATTCCAAAATATGGGTATAATGAAGGACACAG CTACAGGCGCCAGTATCACCCCCTCAGTCTTCAAAAGCTGCAATACCTTATTGACTTGGGTAGAGTGGACCCCACTCAACCGATCGATTTAACCCAGCTCACCAATGCCAGAGGTGTGACAATACAGCCACTCAAAAGGGATTATGGTGTCCAACTAGTGGAGAAG GGTGCGGATATCTTTTCAGCAAAAGTAAATATTGAAGTACAGATGGCATCTGAGTTAGCCATTGCTGCAATTGAAAAAAATGGTGGTGTTGTTACGACAGGCTTCTATGATCCACGGAGTTTGG AGATTTTGTGCAAGCCAATACCATTTTTTCTGCGTGGCCAGCCTATTCCAAAGCGAATGCTTCCACCTGAAGATCTGGTCCGTTACTACACAGATGCCAGGAATCGTGGGTATCTAGCAGATCCATCAAAGATTCCAGAAGCCAGGCTTGAACTCGCCAAGAAATATGGTTATGTTTTGCCAGACATAAGTAAAGATGAACTTTTCCAAATGCTAAGCACACGCAAGGACCCTAGACAGATTTTCTTTGGTCTTGCTCCAGGTTGGGTGGTAAACATGAGTGAAAAGAAAATCCTGAAACCAACAGACGAGAGGTTGCTAAGATACTATAGCTCATGA